The Flavobacterium psychrophilum genome includes a region encoding these proteins:
- a CDS encoding 2-dehydro-3-deoxyphosphooctonate aldolase, giving the protein MKKYLLISLLAMAFVSTSCVSTRNTIKNIDDNAIMPALNKEKNFIITETSNSRKYAYDQDYPVNLGFLPVTAAEINVKRFFGALAGPEGQALVYKKVDSCCPFPSKKNEMGAGILDIYEVTWNGLSTPKKIYINLYEKGKVVAPQGLSIKPIAP; this is encoded by the coding sequence ATGAAAAAGTACCTGCTTATTTCCCTTCTTGCAATGGCATTTGTTTCCACCTCGTGCGTAAGTACAAGAAATACCATCAAAAATATCGATGATAATGCCATTATGCCTGCACTTAATAAAGAGAAGAATTTTATAATAACAGAAACCAGTAACAGCAGGAAATATGCCTATGATCAGGACTATCCTGTAAACCTGGGTTTTTTGCCTGTAACTGCTGCAGAAATAAACGTTAAACGTTTCTTTGGTGCACTTGCAGGTCCGGAAGGCCAGGCTTTGGTTTATAAAAAAGTTGATAGCTGCTGCCCCTTCCCATCTAAAAAAAACGAGATGGGTGCCGGGATACTTGATATTTATGAAGTTACGTGGAATGGGCTTTCTACTCCTAAAAAAATATACATCAATCTTTATGAAAAAGGTAAGGTTGTAGCCCCACAGGGACTAAGTATTAAGCCGATAGCACCATAA
- a CDS encoding transcriptional regulator, protein MKNILQHINKAFDHRIRLGIMSILMVNEYADFNTLKELLGVTDGNLASHAKALEAEHYIMIEKQFIGKKPNTRYMVTKEGRKAFKDHIDALEKLIQKS, encoded by the coding sequence TTGAAAAACATATTACAACATATAAACAAAGCTTTTGACCATCGCATACGCCTGGGTATCATGTCGATTCTTATGGTTAATGAATATGCCGATTTTAACACCCTTAAAGAACTGCTGGGAGTAACTGATGGCAATTTGGCAAGCCATGCCAAAGCCCTTGAAGCTGAACACTATATTATGATCGAAAAGCAATTTATAGGCAAAAAGCCAAATACCCGTTATATGGTTACTAAAGAGGGCCGTAAAGCCTTTAAAGATCATATTGATGCGCTTGAAAAATTAATACAGAAAAGTTAA
- a CDS encoding YeeE/YedE family protein, translating into MESLYGTWPWYVSGFLIGSVMLALIYFGKTFGMSSNLRTMCTILGAGKTSDFFKFDWKTQRWNLVVVLGAMIGGYIAVHFLSDPSQMVELNPKTVTELQAMHIDAPNGKLLPDALTSAEALQSPKILGILLLGGLLVGFGTRYAGGCTSGHAITGLSTLQLPSLIAVIGFFIGGLIMSWLLLPLFFN; encoded by the coding sequence ATGGAGAGTTTATACGGTACCTGGCCGTGGTATGTGTCGGGATTCCTGATTGGGTCGGTTATGCTGGCTCTTATTTATTTCGGAAAAACATTCGGAATGTCGTCCAACCTGCGTACTATGTGTACCATACTCGGGGCAGGCAAAACAAGTGATTTCTTTAAATTTGACTGGAAAACACAACGCTGGAACCTTGTTGTTGTACTCGGTGCAATGATAGGCGGATATATTGCAGTACATTTTTTAAGCGATCCTTCTCAGATGGTTGAGCTTAACCCTAAAACGGTAACCGAATTACAGGCAATGCATATTGATGCGCCAAATGGTAAATTATTGCCGGATGCCCTAACAAGCGCAGAAGCACTACAGTCGCCTAAAATATTAGGTATCTTATTGTTGGGCGGATTATTGGTTGGCTTTGGTACGCGCTATGCCGGAGGATGTACTTCAGGCCATGCAATAACTGGGCTAAGCACGCTGCAGTTGCCATCGCTTATTGCGGTAATAGGATTTTTTATTGGCGGTCTTATTATGTCATGGCTGCTTTTACCTCTATTTTTTAATTAA
- a CDS encoding 2-dehydro-3-deoxyphosphogluconate aldolase has product MNLQNIPQIKNTDSGNFFLLAGPCAIEGEEMALRIAEKTVEVTSRLQIPYVFKGSFKKANRSRVDSFTGIGDEKALKILRKVSETFGVPTITDIHTEQDAILAAQYVDILQIPAFLVRQTDLVVAAAETGRTVNLKKGQFMSPESMKHAVQKVLDSNNENVMVTDRGTMFGYQDMIVDYRGIPTMQQFATTVLDVTHSLQQPNQTIGVTGGRPDMIETVAKAGIAVGVDGIFIETHFDPANAKSDGANMLHLDYFEGLMEKLVAIRKTINQF; this is encoded by the coding sequence ATGAACTTACAGAATATACCACAAATTAAAAATACAGATAGCGGTAACTTTTTCCTTCTTGCAGGGCCATGTGCCATTGAAGGTGAGGAAATGGCACTGCGCATTGCCGAAAAAACAGTTGAAGTAACAAGCAGGTTACAGATACCTTATGTTTTTAAAGGCTCATTTAAAAAAGCAAACCGTTCGCGTGTTGATAGCTTTACAGGTATTGGCGATGAAAAAGCATTAAAAATATTACGTAAGGTTTCTGAAACGTTTGGTGTTCCTACTATTACAGATATTCATACAGAGCAGGATGCAATTCTTGCCGCACAGTATGTAGATATACTTCAGATACCTGCATTCCTTGTTCGCCAGACCGACCTTGTGGTTGCAGCTGCTGAAACCGGAAGAACGGTAAACCTTAAAAAAGGTCAGTTTATGAGCCCGGAAAGTATGAAACACGCAGTTCAGAAAGTATTGGATTCAAATAACGAGAATGTAATGGTGACCGATCGTGGTACTATGTTTGGCTACCAGGACATGATTGTTGACTACAGGGGTATCCCTACAATGCAGCAATTTGCTACCACAGTGTTAGACGTTACCCACTCACTGCAACAACCTAACCAGACTATTGGTGTTACAGGCGGTAGGCCGGATATGATTGAAACGGTTGCTAAAGCTGGTATAGCTGTTGGCGTAGACGGAATTTTTATTGAAACTCACTTTGACCCGGCTAATGCAAAAAGCGATGGTGCAAACATGCTTCACCTTGATTACTTTGAAGGCCTTATGGAAAAACTGGTAGCAATCAGAAAAACCATTAACCAATTCTAA